The genomic interval CAGAGACAGACGACACtcgtccagaccatcaaagatgaacaacacttCATATTCATCActggatatttccatttctttagttTCAGGGAAGAAGACGTGAAGAAGATCTGAAAGACTGAGTGTTTTGTCCTTCATCAAgttgatttctctgaaaggaagtggaaaAATGAGCTGGACTCAATCTGCTCAATCTGTCTCACCTCATGCTCATTATTGATCTCTCCTCTCTTactctctgtgatgtagagcttTGTGTAGATCTCATTCAGCAGTGTTGGGTTTCTCTGCGTTTCTGTtccctcacacagacactcaaacTTATTCTGCAGATTTGATCTAAGAGTGTTGAGGACCTCATGACCGCAAAATACTTACTATAATtagttaaaaagttaataagcATGCAGATGTATCATGGCTTTAACTTTAATCTTTACAGAAATGTTATACCTGACACCAGGCCTTGTATCTTGACTATTGAATTGTGATGACTGAATCATAGAAGCATCATTCTTCAaagacacacagctgggctTTTGCTCTGATCTCTTCTACTGAAGTGGACTAGAgtggacagagagagacagttaAAGGGTTAATTAAACCTGTAAGACAAAAAGCGGTGCCACTCTCACACTACAAATCTTATTCTTACGCAATGAAAATACATCACACAGATAGAGAAGACAGAGCAAGTTACCTCTGATATGAAACAAGATCTCAAAATCTTAAAGGTAAAAGGATTATATAAGCCTATCGTACATtcaaactaatgttttattgtgaatatgatctaaaaaatgaatgctttttttagaTGGAGGTAATCACACTCGCTTTGTCAATCTCTCTCCCataatatgcttttaaacaaCACAAGGTTCCTTTGTTACTATTTCAAAAGTGATGTTTTAGAATTAGTAAGATTACCTGTAAAGTTTCTATAGCGAATCATTGTTTACCTTCAGGAAAGCAgcaacagatgtgtgtgtgtgtgtgtctgctgggCGGAGTCACAGATCAAAGATTTCTCTTCTCTTTGGTTCGGAGGCAGATTCAGGTTATAATTCAAACTAACATACGACTGAACAACAGAGACTGGAATTATTCGAGAGATTTTAGTGATATTTCAGTGCTCAGTATATAACTCTTAATggattaatatttgtttagcatactttttttgtatcatttatttacatttccacTACATTTAGTATAATCTGTGACTATAAAACTAATGAAATCAGTAATAAACAATTAATCTATTTATAAGTCTAAGTATATAGAAGTTATACTGTGCTCCTAGAATCTGTTTTACGTTAGagggttttttaaaataaataagaattaaaataaataaaaaaataaccaagtGAAGAAGAATCTTAGATAGATAATCTTAGATAATCTCAATAGATGCTTCCACGTGTAATCTAACACAATCATCAGACGTAAAGCAGCTTCAAAAATGTGGAATGAAATGTTGACCAATGAAGAGGTAAAATGACTGTCAAGCTTTGGGGTGTTCATCTACTTCgtcttttttcagctttttgacagggtattactgtttttacaggaAATTTCACTTTGTCACATTGAGATGGAGGAATAAAATGgcatgttttatgaaaaatataatgttttatgaaaaatataataaacatttgcatcattacattaataatgtgcatattatatattaaaatatcaaattattgcattttcaaaaattgaaaaaaaaagagcagcacataacaatttataaaaatcataacTATAATCTTGTATTTCATATCAAGagaaattcatttattataactgACAGGTGTGATGATCAGTGGATTTGAGTTTTTACCTCCATAGTTTAAGGATGGGCTAAATAATGGATAGAGTTTTTCAGTGAAAGACTGATCGGTGAAAGAGTAGATATGAGAGCTGGACTCATCATAAAAGGAGACCAGACCCTCGTCATAATCCACAAACACACCAACCCGCTGTGGCTTCACtctcagagacagagagacacgaCAATCCTCACAGGCTTTATATTCATCTCCATTCCTCAGAATCAAAGTCCAGTATCCATCTCTGGGACTCAGTTTGATCTGTCCCTTCCTGTGAATGGATTCTCTGGCCACTCCTAAAATCCATTCAGTCTTTTCTTTTACCTGCACTTCAAAATCTCCCCGAGGAGAATCCCTCCTTTCCCAGGACATTTACACATATATCAAATCTCTCAGGTTTGTCTGGGAGTTTCTGTGTAAAGTCTCCATCTCTCACTTGTTTTCCATCATCAGACAGAATGAGATCAGGATGAGCTGTATCAGGATCCAGAGTCACATCCActgagaaaacacagaaaacttaTCAATCAAAACTTCACAATACACAGATGATGTGATGCTGATGTTAATTGTGATCCAGTGTTTAATTAGTAGTGCAGTAATGAAGCTGTGAGTGTATGAATGTAAACTAGTGTAGAGCAGACAGCACTGTACCTGCATACTGCTGCATCCACTTCAGCTCTGAAGAGACTAATGACAAGAAACATCAGCAGAATGAggttatatttaaagaattgaGAACAACATCATTCTTCTATCTGATCAGTGTAATGATGTACCAGTTTGTGAGAGTTTCTCGTCTATAGTGTTCTTCAGTTGAGTCAGAGCTCTCCTCAGAGTCTCCAGACTCTCATGAGTCTTCACACTGATCTCAGGATAGTTCCTGGTGTTTCTGGAAATGCTCAGGAATGAGTAGATCTACAGCAGGAGAGAGGAGAAGTCCTTATGGACTAATAAACTGCATTATCATTGATCAGAGAGATCATGACTGACCTGTAGGAGGTGGAGGTGATCTTTAGT from Puntigrus tetrazona isolate hp1 chromosome 4, ASM1883169v1, whole genome shotgun sequence carries:
- the LOC122342314 gene encoding LOW QUALITY PROTEIN: E3 ubiquitin-protein ligase TRIM39-like (The sequence of the model RefSeq protein was modified relative to this genomic sequence to represent the inferred CDS: inserted 2 bases in 1 codon), which translates into the protein MRLSNHLEAVTGQRHGRPPGWIREFWSPFRIWVLGKPFRGSLQDCDVSPHLYGWSPTYILTSQTQSLQIGQCNSPGSGPYGTDLEEASAVFISASGSFDESALRQCSFTVSSPVLAAHTFWSSSRGGRDLAPTKISLNKVSVCPEEEVIHLMVQSLKSRINRNTDSSNNVLTVLVEQRNTEQEKAARVELFTDLIRSIERLQTELLEMIEEQQKAAEKQERDLIEELEQEISELKMRNIELEQLSHTKDHLHLLQIYSFLSISRNTRNYPEISVKTHESLETLRRALTQLKNTIDEKLSQTVSSELKWMQQYAVDVTLDPDTAHPDLILSDDGKQVRDGDFTQKLPDKPERFDICVNVLGKEGFSSGRFXEVQVKEKTEWILGVARESIHRKGQIKLSPRDGYWTLILRNGDEYKACEDCRVSLSLRVKPQRVGVFVDYDEGLVSFYDESSSHIYSFTDQSFTEKLYPLFSPSLNYGGKNSNPLIITPVSYNK